The following are encoded together in the Acidobacteriota bacterium genome:
- a CDS encoding pitrilysin family protein yields the protein MPEHLEQHELPNGMRVVLHEDPRLPLAAVNVWYHVGSKNEETGRTGLAHLFEHMLFQGSANVSENGHFEHIQKVGGVANGSTWYDRTNYYETLPASHLELGLWLESDRMGFLLEALTEEKFENQRSVVMNERLQRVNNQPYGLAGERLSELLYRRPNGASHPYAWPVIGYMDDLEAANLDSVEDFFRTWYRPNNAVLTLAGDIDCEAALEQVRRYFGEIPPGPLPPPPAVEPATEIGPHGASREILEDSIELPRSYSAWCLDGYGSDDWYAGELLAMILSSGRMSRLHRDLVYERQIAQSVSTVILPTEISATFAIVATCQNREPDPLAHAETLEQATLEHVEAIRSAGPTAEELERARRSLLLAHHDSRQDLALSADRLSCAATYFGDPSRIFTEPERLLKVDAEQVRDLARRALGTERRAAIIVVPEA from the coding sequence ATGCCTGAGCACCTCGAGCAACACGAACTCCCGAACGGCATGCGGGTCGTTCTCCACGAAGACCCGCGGCTGCCCCTGGCCGCTGTGAACGTCTGGTACCACGTCGGCTCGAAGAACGAGGAGACGGGCCGTACCGGCCTGGCGCACCTGTTCGAGCACATGCTGTTCCAGGGATCGGCGAACGTGTCGGAGAACGGCCACTTCGAGCACATCCAGAAAGTCGGCGGCGTCGCCAACGGCTCGACCTGGTACGACCGCACGAACTACTACGAGACCCTGCCCGCGAGTCACCTGGAGCTCGGCCTCTGGCTCGAATCCGACCGCATGGGCTTCCTGCTCGAGGCCCTCACCGAGGAGAAGTTCGAGAACCAGCGGTCGGTGGTCATGAACGAGCGCCTGCAGCGCGTCAACAACCAGCCGTACGGCCTGGCCGGGGAACGTCTGAGCGAACTCCTCTACCGGCGTCCGAACGGCGCCAGTCACCCGTACGCCTGGCCGGTGATCGGCTACATGGACGATCTGGAGGCAGCCAACCTCGACAGCGTGGAGGACTTCTTCCGCACCTGGTACCGGCCGAACAACGCGGTCCTCACCCTGGCCGGCGACATCGACTGCGAAGCCGCTCTCGAGCAGGTCCGGCGCTACTTCGGGGAGATACCGCCCGGACCCTTGCCGCCGCCGCCCGCCGTCGAGCCGGCGACCGAGATCGGTCCCCACGGCGCTTCGCGGGAGATCCTGGAAGACTCGATCGAACTGCCGCGCAGCTACTCCGCCTGGTGCCTCGACGGTTACGGGAGCGACGACTGGTACGCCGGCGAGCTGCTGGCGATGATCCTCTCCTCCGGGAGAATGAGCCGGCTCCATCGCGACCTCGTCTACGAACGCCAGATCGCGCAGTCCGTCTCGACGGTCATCCTGCCCACCGAGATCTCCGCGACCTTCGCCATCGTCGCCACCTGCCAGAATCGCGAACCGGACCCTCTGGCGCACGCCGAGACCCTGGAGCAGGCGACGCTCGAGCACGTGGAGGCGATCCGCTCGGCCGGACCGACCGCCGAGGAACTCGAGCGGGCCCGGCGGAGTCTCCTGCTCGCACACCACGACAGCCGGCAGGATCTGGCCCTCTCCGCCGACCGCCTGTCCTGTGCCGCGACCTACTTCGGCGATCCGTCCAGGATCTTCACGGAACCCGAGCGCCTGCTCAAAGTCGACGCCGAACAGGTCCGGGATCTGGCGCGGCGCGCCCTCGGCACGGAACGCCGCGCCGCGATCATCGTGGTGCCGGAAGCGTGA
- the gatA gene encoding Asp-tRNA(Asn)/Glu-tRNA(Gln) amidotransferase subunit GatA: MQPMTAEGLVAAIRSGERNAVDAVEAAFARIDEVDSSVGAFLELWRDEAAERAADIDRRRDEGLPLGPLAGVPTALKDNMSLAGHELNCGSRILAGYRAPYTAGAVERLVTAGAVPVGRVNMDEFAMGSSCENSALATTRNPWNPAMAPGGSSGGSAAAVAAAEVPLALGSDTGGSIRQPAAFCGVVGVKPTYGRVSRYGLVAFASSLDQIGPLARNVRDAALALGAIAGPDPRDSTCSEDPVDDFLERIEDGIEGLKVGTIREVGTSALESDAARGFEQALETLARCGAELVEVSVPLVEAAVATYYVLANSEASANLARFDGSRYGHRAAGARSLAQMYTGSRSEGFGPEVKRRIILGTFALSSGYYDAYYGRAARIAGALRQQFSEAFDKAELLVTPTSPSGAFKLGERVDDPLAMYLSDVFTTPTSLAGIPGISVPCGLDSRRLPLGLQILARPFADGTALRAARAFERETGFECRPEAVS, encoded by the coding sequence ATGCAACCGATGACCGCGGAGGGGCTAGTAGCCGCGATCCGTTCGGGCGAACGGAATGCCGTCGACGCCGTCGAGGCAGCGTTCGCCCGCATCGACGAGGTCGACTCCTCCGTTGGCGCCTTTCTCGAACTCTGGCGGGATGAAGCGGCCGAGCGGGCCGCCGACATCGACCGGCGGCGGGACGAAGGGTTGCCGCTCGGTCCGCTCGCCGGCGTGCCGACGGCACTGAAGGACAACATGTCCCTGGCAGGGCACGAACTGAACTGCGGCTCGCGCATCCTGGCCGGCTACCGCGCGCCCTACACGGCCGGCGCCGTCGAGCGTCTCGTGACAGCCGGCGCCGTGCCGGTCGGCCGCGTGAACATGGACGAGTTCGCCATGGGTTCCTCGTGCGAAAACTCGGCCCTGGCCACGACGCGCAATCCCTGGAACCCGGCCATGGCGCCCGGCGGTTCGAGCGGCGGTTCGGCGGCGGCCGTGGCGGCGGCCGAGGTCCCCCTCGCCCTGGGCTCGGACACCGGCGGCTCGATCCGGCAACCGGCCGCCTTCTGTGGCGTGGTCGGCGTCAAGCCGACCTACGGCCGGGTATCGCGTTACGGTCTCGTCGCCTTCGCCTCCTCGCTCGACCAGATCGGACCGCTCGCCCGGAACGTGCGGGACGCGGCCCTTGCGCTCGGCGCCATCGCCGGCCCCGACCCGCGGGACTCCACCTGCAGTGAAGACCCGGTCGACGACTTCCTGGAACGAATCGAGGACGGCATCGAGGGATTGAAGGTCGGCACCATCCGCGAGGTCGGCACCTCGGCGCTGGAGAGTGACGCGGCACGCGGCTTCGAGCAGGCGCTCGAGACGCTCGCACGCTGCGGCGCCGAGCTGGTCGAGGTCAGCGTCCCACTTGTCGAAGCCGCGGTCGCCACCTACTACGTGCTCGCCAACAGCGAGGCCAGCGCGAATCTCGCCCGGTTCGACGGCAGCCGCTACGGCCACCGCGCCGCCGGCGCCCGGTCGCTCGCCCAGATGTACACCGGCAGTCGAAGCGAGGGTTTCGGCCCCGAGGTCAAGCGCAGGATCATCCTTGGAACCTTCGCCCTGTCCTCCGGCTACTACGACGCGTACTACGGCCGCGCCGCGCGAATCGCCGGGGCCCTGCGGCAGCAGTTCAGCGAGGCTTTCGACAAGGCCGAGCTGCTCGTGACACCGACCAGCCCGAGCGGCGCCTTCAAGCTCGGCGAACGTGTCGACGATCCGCTGGCGATGTACCTCTCGGACGTGTTCACCACGCCGACCAGCCTGGCCGGCATACCGGGAATCTCGGTCCCCTGCGGCCTCGACAGCCGGAGACTCCCCCTCGGGCTCCAGATCCTGGCGCGGCCGTTCGCCGACGGCACCGCCCTGCGGGCAGCCCGGGCGTTCGAACGGGAAACGGGGTTCGAGTGCCGGCCGGAGGCAGTCTCATGA
- the gatC gene encoding Asp-tRNA(Asn)/Glu-tRNA(Gln) amidotransferase subunit GatC, whose translation MSLGVEEVRRIAELARLRISAREETTFASQLSEIVDYIDQLREFDGGTASQDDTHAASETADSDLPRPASAAGSALLDQFLDNAPASLDRFLLVPQVKATPGSEG comes from the coding sequence GTGTCTCTAGGCGTCGAAGAGGTTCGGCGGATTGCCGAACTGGCCAGACTGCGGATCTCGGCCCGCGAAGAAACGACGTTCGCCAGTCAGCTCTCCGAGATCGTCGACTACATCGATCAGCTCCGGGAGTTCGATGGCGGCACGGCCTCCCAGGATGACACCCATGCGGCCAGTGAGACGGCGGACAGCGACCTGCCCCGGCCCGCAAGTGCGGCAGGCAGTGCGCTTCTCGACCAGTTCCTGGACAACGCGCCCGCGTCCCTAGACCGCTTTCTGCTCGTACCGCAAGTCAAGGCGACGCCGGGTAGCGAAGGGTGA
- a CDS encoding N-acetylmuramoyl-L-alanine amidase: protein MNVRASLLAAAALAVLLPAASDAATRRMAVPEIGSPSPVAVLASSGRIHIEAKPRRNEGLLAFAERLCDSSRHASAVSRANGGVQRLRRGVRYKVPFDLLPARHQQAVIRALLPRDQATAEGWRHRVASSSRGARSESLWSIAEWFTGSGENHRTLRRANNLTSSVIRPGQVILIPRNMLSEPYAGMLPAAATRQVVAATDSRAGSSVGDGPFARYGSDGQGDYASYRLKAGEALYSSVVMRFTGRLLANDVNELVDQIRKRNAIRDVRDLPVGYEVRIPLDLLSARYLPPDDPRRQEWEEQRSASRQIENELMALDLDGVTVVLDAGHGGRDTGAPVGGLWESVYVYDIMLRTKRLLESRTAATVVPTTREGATFRIQDSDVLPRSRGHVVLTDPPYRIDNAAVATNFRWYLSNSIYRQQRGAGAEPRQVIFISIHADSLHPSLHGAMVYIPGLVGITNNYGKSGSVYNARREVRAEPRVSFTRTERTTSKGLSRDLAEHLLDSFRRADLGVHHNNPIRDRIWRGRRVYVPAQLRFNRVPAKILLEVGNLSNDRDRRLMKTRAYRQRVAEAIVNGILSYYGVPSAGVERSVTAGS, encoded by the coding sequence ATGAACGTCCGCGCCTCCCTCCTCGCGGCCGCCGCCCTCGCCGTGCTCCTGCCCGCGGCAAGCGACGCGGCCACCCGGCGCATGGCCGTGCCGGAGATCGGATCGCCGAGTCCGGTCGCGGTGCTGGCCTCCTCCGGCAGAATCCACATCGAGGCGAAGCCACGGCGGAACGAAGGCCTGCTGGCATTCGCCGAGCGGCTCTGCGACAGCTCCCGGCACGCCTCCGCCGTGAGCCGGGCCAACGGCGGCGTCCAGCGACTCCGCCGCGGCGTGCGCTACAAGGTGCCCTTCGATCTGCTGCCCGCGCGACACCAGCAAGCCGTCATTCGCGCCCTGCTGCCGAGGGACCAGGCCACCGCCGAGGGCTGGCGGCACCGTGTCGCCTCCTCCTCACGCGGCGCCAGGTCGGAGAGCCTGTGGAGCATCGCGGAGTGGTTCACCGGCTCGGGCGAGAACCACAGGACACTGCGGCGGGCAAACAACCTGACCAGCAGCGTCATCCGACCCGGTCAGGTCATTCTCATCCCGCGCAACATGCTCTCGGAGCCCTATGCCGGCATGCTGCCCGCCGCCGCGACACGCCAGGTGGTCGCGGCGACGGACTCCAGAGCCGGTTCCTCCGTCGGGGATGGGCCCTTCGCCCGCTACGGCTCGGACGGGCAGGGCGACTACGCCAGCTACCGCCTGAAGGCCGGCGAAGCCCTTTACTCCAGCGTCGTCATGCGCTTCACCGGCCGGCTCCTCGCCAACGACGTGAACGAACTTGTGGACCAGATCAGGAAGCGCAACGCGATCCGCGACGTGCGCGACCTGCCGGTCGGCTACGAGGTCAGGATCCCGCTCGACCTGCTCTCGGCCCGCTATCTGCCACCCGATGATCCGCGCCGCCAGGAGTGGGAAGAGCAGCGCTCCGCCTCCCGGCAGATCGAGAACGAGCTGATGGCCCTGGATCTCGACGGGGTCACGGTGGTGCTCGACGCCGGCCACGGTGGCCGCGACACCGGAGCGCCGGTCGGCGGGCTGTGGGAAAGCGTGTACGTCTACGACATCATGCTGCGCACGAAGCGGCTGCTGGAGAGCCGCACGGCCGCCACCGTCGTGCCGACCACGCGGGAAGGCGCAACGTTCCGAATCCAGGATTCCGACGTACTGCCGCGTTCCCGCGGACACGTAGTGCTCACGGACCCCCCCTACCGCATCGACAACGCGGCGGTGGCGACGAACTTCCGGTGGTACCTGTCGAACTCGATCTACCGGCAGCAACGCGGGGCCGGCGCCGAACCGCGTCAGGTCATCTTCATCTCGATTCACGCGGATTCGCTGCACCCGTCGCTGCACGGCGCCATGGTCTACATTCCCGGTCTGGTCGGCATCACGAACAACTACGGCAAGTCGGGCAGCGTGTACAACGCCCGCCGCGAAGTCCGGGCCGAACCCCGCGTTTCCTTCACGCGAACCGAGCGGACGACCAGCAAGGGCCTGTCGCGCGACCTCGCCGAGCACCTGCTCGACAGCTTCCGCCGCGCAGACCTGGGCGTTCATCACAACAACCCGATCCGCGACCGGATCTGGCGCGGACGCCGCGTCTACGTGCCGGCGCAACTACGCTTCAACCGAGTACCGGCCAAGATCCTCCTCGAGGTCGGCAACCTGAGCAACGATCGGGACCGCCGCCTGATGAAGACCCGCGCCTACCGGCAACGGGTCGCCGAGGCGATCGTGAACGGCATCCTGTCCTACTACGGCGTGCCGAGCGCGGGAGTCGAGCGTAGCGTCACCGCCGGTAGCTAG
- the lexA gene encoding transcriptional repressor LexA — translation MDDFLTERQKQVLDFVCEFHQRRGIAPTHLEIRRRFGYRSYGTVHKHLKLLRQKGYLRGGWNQKRGLELTEKTLRGRPPAANTVPFHGRIAAGRPIEAVPGVDDLPVPEHLLEHGPAGRRYVLEVEGDSMIDDGICDGDLVVIAERARARAGQVVVALVDDEATLKRYFPEGDSIRLQPANREMEPLYVAADRLRIQGIVVGLMRRY, via the coding sequence ATGGACGACTTCCTGACCGAGCGCCAGAAGCAGGTTCTCGACTTCGTTTGCGAGTTCCACCAGAGGCGGGGCATCGCGCCCACCCACCTGGAGATCCGCCGCCGCTTCGGCTATCGGTCCTACGGCACCGTCCACAAGCACCTGAAGCTCCTGAGGCAGAAGGGGTACCTGCGCGGCGGCTGGAATCAGAAACGCGGCCTGGAGTTGACGGAGAAGACGCTGCGCGGCAGGCCTCCGGCCGCGAACACCGTGCCCTTCCACGGCCGGATCGCCGCCGGCAGGCCGATCGAGGCAGTGCCGGGCGTCGACGACCTGCCGGTTCCCGAGCACCTGCTCGAGCACGGCCCGGCCGGACGGCGCTACGTCCTCGAGGTGGAGGGGGACTCGATGATCGACGACGGCATCTGCGACGGCGACCTGGTGGTGATCGCCGAGCGGGCCCGGGCCCGGGCCGGGCAGGTGGTTGTCGCCCTGGTTGACGACGAGGCGACGCTCAAACGCTACTTCCCTGAGGGTGATTCGATCCGGCTGCAGCCGGCGAACCGGGAGATGGAACCGTTGTATGTCGCAGCGGATCGACTCCGCATCCAGGGGATCGTGGTCGGGCTGATGCGCCGCTACTGA
- a CDS encoding pitrilysin family protein translates to MTANGQPALDRGRPPVPGPSRSCSFPNFEVEKLESGTRLWTLDVSGCGLVTVVLLMPGGSELDTPDRAGLASFTAGLRGAGTKHRDALEFAAAAEDLGTTIATSCGWENAAVGTTIGLEDVAAGLELVAEATAEPAFLDQEVERRRRRRLAEIERRRSDPAAQARLAFARAVYGDTPYAQPTIGDRNTTEAITREDIASFHGRTLAAGSCHLIAVGDLGRGSVRQAIESTVEPQLRAHGRHFDAATESLEPEPASPSGRRVVVVDRPGAAQTELRIGHSGVGRRHPDRVRLQVANSILGGKFMSRLNLTLREKHGYTYGVSSAFAFRRGPGPFVISTAVANEVAGAACRKTVEEVERMCAEPPGAAELDDARNYMVGVFPYTLQTIQGLSSRLQTLAVFDLDRDEYDRWPERVRATSAEDVLQVCLRHMFPEGLTITAVGPADKLLPQLEGLGTTEVQAAS, encoded by the coding sequence GTGACCGCGAACGGGCAACCCGCGCTCGACCGCGGCCGGCCCCCGGTTCCCGGCCCCAGCAGGAGCTGCTCCTTCCCGAACTTCGAGGTCGAGAAGCTCGAATCCGGCACCCGCCTGTGGACCCTCGACGTTTCGGGCTGCGGCCTGGTCACCGTCGTGTTGCTCATGCCCGGCGGCAGCGAACTCGACACTCCCGACCGCGCCGGCCTCGCTTCGTTCACGGCGGGGCTTCGCGGCGCCGGCACGAAGCACCGGGACGCGCTCGAGTTCGCCGCCGCTGCGGAGGACCTCGGCACCACCATCGCGACCTCCTGCGGCTGGGAGAACGCGGCCGTCGGCACCACGATCGGCCTCGAAGATGTCGCGGCCGGCCTGGAACTCGTCGCCGAAGCGACCGCGGAACCTGCCTTCCTGGACCAAGAGGTCGAGCGCCGCCGGCGGCGGCGCCTCGCCGAGATCGAGCGGCGTCGCAGCGATCCCGCCGCGCAGGCCAGGCTCGCCTTTGCCCGCGCCGTCTACGGCGACACGCCCTACGCCCAGCCAACGATCGGCGACCGGAACACGACCGAGGCGATCACCCGCGAGGACATCGCCTCGTTCCACGGGCGGACCCTCGCAGCGGGCTCATGCCACCTGATCGCGGTCGGCGATCTCGGGCGCGGCAGCGTACGCCAGGCGATCGAGAGTACGGTCGAACCGCAGCTCAGGGCCCACGGCCGCCATTTCGACGCCGCCACGGAGAGCCTCGAACCCGAGCCTGCCTCGCCATCCGGGCGCCGCGTCGTGGTCGTCGACCGGCCCGGGGCCGCGCAGACCGAACTGCGGATCGGGCATTCCGGCGTAGGACGACGTCACCCCGACCGGGTCCGGCTCCAGGTGGCGAACTCCATCCTCGGGGGCAAGTTCATGAGCCGCCTGAACCTCACGCTCCGGGAAAAGCACGGCTACACCTACGGCGTCTCGAGCGCGTTCGCCTTCCGGCGCGGCCCCGGTCCCTTCGTCATCTCGACAGCGGTGGCCAACGAAGTCGCGGGTGCCGCCTGCCGGAAGACCGTCGAGGAAGTGGAGCGGATGTGCGCCGAACCGCCAGGTGCAGCAGAACTCGACGACGCCCGGAATTACATGGTCGGCGTCTTCCCCTACACGCTGCAGACGATTCAGGGTCTCTCCTCCCGCCTTCAGACGCTCGCCGTCTTCGACCTCGACCGCGACGAGTACGACCGCTGGCCCGAACGTGTGCGCGCGACCTCGGCGGAAGATGTCCTCCAGGTCTGTCTCCGCCACATGTTCCCTGAAGGCCTGACGATCACCGCCGTAGGTCCCGCCGACAAGCTCCTGCCGCAGCTCGAAGGGCTCGGAACGACCGAGGTGCAAGCGGCCAGCTGA
- the fusA gene encoding elongation factor G, with protein MKDAGPQGGLAVPATGASMQLENSEQIRNLAVVGHNDSGKTTLLAGLLYTGGVFNRQNRVEDGNTVTDFDDEEVRRGISIGLAVCYTPWSDGAAHYKVNLIDCPGSGIFVHESSSGMRAADAALLCVNAASPTQVMAEKSWEIAGEMEQPVMFHLTKMDRDNIDFASCIAELQESFDRMALPVQIPIGAGKDFAGVVDLLSRKAHMYDRDGAGRSQVSEPPAELAEEIDEWRNKLTEAVAESDDELMEAYFENGDLTQEQLIQGLKAAIRSRALFPVTMSSGGHGIGNSALLDTVVQLLPSPVEAPPIPAADLGGEPVELDRGDGAPVSAILFKTLNDPFTGRISLLRVAAGDMGSDTVYWNAGREEAERVGHLMHMQGKNGEDVPRLVKGDIGGVAKLKSSATGDSITSRERPVKLDFPSPPVAAISFAIEPKTKGDEEKIGEAVSRLVEEDPSLRAGRDPQTGEFLLSGAGQLHVEIAVSKLKSRSKVEVILHPPKVPYRETIKRTAVGHGRHKKQSGGRGQFADCTITMEPVATAEEYEFVDEIFGGSIPQNYRPAVEKGLLEAAGRGYLAGYPVGNFRVRLQDGKYHDVDSSEMAFKVAGSLAFKDAMARAAPTLLEPVMKVDINTTEDFMGDIMSDLSSRRGRPQGMEAKGNAQIVKATVPMAEMLTYAPALRSMTQGRSSFTMAFSHYEEVPRQIQEKIIAEAKREDEDG; from the coding sequence GTGAAAGACGCGGGCCCCCAGGGCGGGCTCGCGGTGCCTGCGACGGGAGCGTCGATGCAACTCGAGAACTCGGAACAAATACGCAACCTCGCCGTCGTCGGGCACAACGACAGCGGCAAGACGACACTGCTCGCCGGCCTGCTCTACACCGGCGGCGTCTTCAACCGGCAGAACAGGGTGGAAGACGGGAACACGGTGACCGACTTCGACGATGAAGAAGTCCGGCGCGGCATCTCGATCGGTCTCGCCGTCTGCTACACCCCTTGGTCCGACGGGGCCGCGCACTACAAGGTCAATCTGATCGACTGCCCCGGTTCCGGGATCTTCGTCCACGAGAGCAGTTCCGGCATGCGCGCGGCGGACGCCGCCCTCCTGTGCGTAAACGCCGCCTCGCCGACCCAGGTCATGGCCGAAAAGTCCTGGGAGATCGCCGGCGAAATGGAGCAGCCGGTCATGTTCCACCTGACCAAGATGGACCGCGACAACATCGACTTCGCCAGCTGCATCGCGGAACTCCAGGAGAGCTTCGACCGCATGGCCCTGCCCGTTCAGATCCCGATCGGCGCCGGCAAGGATTTCGCCGGCGTAGTCGACCTGCTGAGCCGCAAGGCGCACATGTACGACCGGGACGGCGCCGGCCGAAGCCAGGTGTCCGAGCCGCCGGCGGAACTCGCGGAAGAGATCGACGAGTGGCGCAACAAGCTGACCGAAGCGGTCGCGGAGAGCGACGACGAGTTGATGGAGGCCTACTTCGAGAACGGCGACCTGACCCAGGAGCAGTTGATCCAGGGGCTCAAGGCCGCGATCAGGTCCCGCGCCCTGTTTCCGGTGACCATGTCGTCCGGCGGCCACGGCATCGGCAACTCCGCACTGCTCGACACCGTGGTCCAGCTCCTGCCCTCGCCGGTGGAAGCGCCGCCGATCCCGGCGGCCGATCTTGGCGGCGAGCCGGTGGAGCTGGATCGAGGCGACGGCGCACCGGTGAGCGCGATCCTCTTCAAGACGTTGAACGATCCCTTCACCGGCCGCATCTCCCTGCTTCGCGTTGCCGCCGGCGATATGGGTTCCGACACGGTCTACTGGAACGCGGGGCGCGAGGAGGCGGAGCGCGTCGGCCACCTGATGCACATGCAGGGCAAGAACGGCGAGGACGTTCCCCGACTCGTCAAGGGCGACATCGGCGGCGTCGCCAAGCTGAAGTCGAGCGCGACCGGGGACTCGATCACGAGCCGCGAGCGGCCGGTCAAGCTTGACTTCCCCTCGCCCCCGGTCGCCGCCATTTCGTTCGCGATCGAGCCGAAGACGAAGGGCGACGAGGAGAAGATCGGCGAGGCTGTGTCCCGCCTGGTCGAGGAAGATCCCAGCCTCCGCGCCGGCCGCGACCCGCAGACCGGGGAGTTCCTGCTCTCGGGCGCCGGCCAGCTCCACGTCGAGATCGCGGTTTCCAAGCTGAAGAGCCGGTCGAAGGTCGAAGTCATCCTGCACCCGCCGAAGGTGCCCTACCGGGAGACGATCAAGAGAACCGCCGTCGGCCACGGCCGACACAAGAAGCAGAGCGGCGGCCGCGGCCAGTTCGCGGACTGCACGATCACGATGGAACCCGTCGCCACCGCGGAGGAGTACGAGTTCGTCGACGAGATCTTCGGCGGCTCCATCCCCCAGAACTACCGTCCGGCCGTCGAGAAGGGCCTGCTCGAAGCGGCAGGCCGCGGCTACCTGGCCGGCTACCCGGTCGGCAACTTCCGGGTCCGCCTCCAGGACGGCAAGTACCACGACGTCGACTCCTCGGAGATGGCCTTCAAGGTCGCCGGCTCACTCGCCTTCAAGGACGCGATGGCAAGAGCAGCGCCCACCCTCCTCGAACCGGTCATGAAGGTCGACATCAACACGACCGAAGACTTCATGGGCGACATCATGAGCGACCTCTCCTCCCGCCGCGGCCGGCCCCAGGGCATGGAAGCCAAGGGCAACGCCCAGATCGTCAAGGCCACCGTCCCCATGGCCGAAATGCTCACCTACGCCCCCGCCCTCCGCTCAATGACCCAGGGCCGCTCCAGCTTCACGATGGCCTTCTCCCACTACGAAGAAGTCCCCCGCCAGATCCAGGAGAAGATCATCGCCGAGGCGAAACGCGAAGACGAAGACGGCTAG